The genomic region CGTCTCGGCCCGCTCCACGGTGATGTTCCGCCCGAACGTGGAGAGGTGCGCCGCGAGCACGCCCGCCAGCGCGACATTCCAGAACAGCGCGGAAGGACCGCCGTGGACGAGCAGGGCCAGGCCAACGGCCGCCAGCACGCCGAGCAGATACAGGGCGGCCAGTGCGAGGCGCAGGATGCTGCATCCAGCCAGCAGCAGGAACACGCACCCGAACAGGATGTCGGCCGTCAGGGGCCCCTGCTGTAGCGCCAACTGCGTTCCGACGAGCGCACTCGCGGCCGCGAGGATGCCGTAATCCACCCACCGCCACGGGATCCGCCGGGTCCACAGGAGGGCCCACGCCACCAGACAGATTGCGCTTCCGGCCAGCGGCCACCAGACTGGGGTCTGCGAGCCTGTGATGACGAGGGCCAGCGCACTCAACAGCTGTGACGCAGCGCTGAGCGCCGTGACCCAGAGGTAGACGAGGCGGCGCTGCTCCTCAGTCAGTCGCCACCGGTACGGCACCGGGCCAACGGTTCTCAGGTGCTGCACGGCAGTCAGGAAAGATCGCGTATTCACGGGTGTGGCTCCTGCGATGCGACGCACCGCTGAGGCCAGTGTCGCGAGCGCCCTCTCACAAAACAGGCACGGGCACCTGCGAGGCACTTCCTGGCTCTACATGGTCAAGGAAATCGACTGGCCAACGTTCATGGCGCAGATCCGGACGTTCGTGGCGCTCTACCGGCGCTGCCAGTTCCCCCCAACTTCCTCGCCTGTTCCTCCGCCGGGATGAGCGTGACCTGCACGGTGAGCTGCAATGCGTCGGCGAGCTCGCGGAGGGTAACGAGGCTATGCTTCCAGTAGAAGGGGTCCATCATCCGCAGGATCACCCAGTGGCCTGTGTTGAGCTGCCGGGCGATCGCCTCGGTGCTGAGGGTGCTCGCCTCGATGGCCCGCCGCACCTCGAGGCTCAGGGGATTGATCGGTGCGGGGGTGATGGTGACGGGCTGAGCGTCATCCGGGATGGAGTGCCGCAGCAGATCGGACACGTCAGGGCGGCGCAGGTGGTCTGAGGAGTCCGGCTCGTCCAGGCGCTTCAGGGCCAGGGCTTCACGGGCACGCTCGATGACGCCGTCGCGGGTCGCGGCGCCGAGGGACTGACCGGTGGCCGGCACGAAGGCCAGCCACCGGTGTTCGAACCGCCAGATCAGAGCGACCGTCGTTCTGTGGGCGCGGCTTGGTGTATCGGGAACCAAGGGCGTCTCGGGTGCTGGCACAGTCATGCCGCAGGCTGGCATAACGACCTGTTCGTGCGCTGATGACCTGCGAAGGGTCAGGGGGCCCCAAATGGGGGCATTGGGGGGAGGAAGTGGTTCAACCACTTCTGAAAGGTTCTGCGGTCAGTGCCGTGTAGACCGCCGATTCCTGGCCGTTCACTCTGATCGCCAAGCTGATGAACACCCAGTCAGCACACTGTGAGAACTGACACCACGGTCACCTGCGCTTTACAGTGACTCCTTGATGAGCTCCCCCGCCCGACTCGCCGACCTGGCCGCCCCAGCCCCCTGGCGGCAACTGCGGCGCCTCGCCCGGCGTGCCGAAGCCCCCTCCACCCACGCGGAGCAGCACATGGACCGCGTCGGGCACCTCTCGGCCCTCATCGCCCAGGCCTACGGCCTCTCCGCGCAGGACGCCCAGCACCTCGGTCAGGCCGCCACCGTGCACGACATCGGCAAAGTCGTGATCCCCGCCAGCATCCTGAAGAAGCCCGGCCCACTCACCCTCGAGGAGTTCGAGGTCATCAAAACCCACTGCCGCGCCGGCGCGAACCTCCTGTGGGGGCACACGCCACTCCAGCGCCTCGCGGCGGAGATCGCCCTGAGTCACCACGAACGCTGGGACGGCCAGGGGTACCCGTACGGCTGGGCCGGCACGCAGACCCCCGTCTCCGCGCGGATCGTGGCGGTCGCGGACGTCTTTGACGCCCTCACCCGGGACCGACCGTACAAGCGGGCCTGGTCCCGGGCGCAGGCCCTTCGGGAGATCGCCACGCAAGCAGGCCAACATTTCGACCCGGCGGTGGTCGCGGCGTTCAAAACGGTCCTGGGCTTAACCCTACATTGAAGGGCTGATCCGCGCCCCGTGGTGGACGGGAAGCTGCGGCCAGCGGGAAGCACCGGTGGAGGTCCCGAGCGCGGGGGACTGATGGGCGGCGGGTTGACCGTCTGGGCACACGACCTGCACCGTTTCCATCAGGGCGATCAGGGAGGCCCGCTGCGGCCAGCGGTGCTCCCCGCGCCCGGCGCAGCGCCCAGCACCATGAATCTCCACGATCTGGTGCGTCTGATCACCGCCGCGTTGGGCGGAGGTGACCCGCGTGCAGTCCAGGTCCCGCAGGTGTCAGCACGGCCGCGAGGGCTTCTTCTGAATCCTACTCGGCGGCGCGGTGTACGCCGGCTTCTATCGCTTCATGGGTGGGGGCCAGCAGGAAGACCGACGGTCCGCCTGTACCAGAGGCGGCCCCGCAGTCCGCCTCGTCAGCGGCACGCGGTCTTGCCACCTTCTGGCTCTCGACGAGGATACCGGAGTCAGGTGCCAGCGTTCACCACCTCACGAAAAAGCCCCGCCGAAGCGGGGCATCAAATAGAACAGGTGATCAGATCAGTCGAAGGCGTGATCGGGTGTCCTGCATCCCGAGCGGAATCACGCTTGGTGCAACTGGCCCCTGCGGTCCTACGTACCCTTGCGGTCCCACAAGCCCCTGCGGACCTGTCGCTCCCGTCGGTCCAGCGGTACCCTGCGCGCTCGTGAGCCCGGTGTCCCCCTTCGCGTCAGCCGGACCGGTCGCCCCGATTGGGCCCTGTGGTCCTGGGGCACCCGTGTCCCCCACCGGCCCGTGAGGTCAAGTCAGACCCGTATCGCCCTTCGCACCTGTAGGGCTGACTGGACCTTGTGGGCCCGCGTCGCTCTTCGCACCAGTGGTGCCGGCTGCCTCTCAATTCGCTGCAGAGCGCAGATGGGGCACGCACCTCGCCCACCGGAGGCCGCCGGGTCGGGACCGTGCTGGTGGACTGCGTCTCTAAGGGACGCCCGGATGGTCGGACCGTGGGTCAGCAGTGCAGGTGGACGCTCCAGAGCTGCTCGGCGGGCGTGTGGCGCTGCGCTCCACGTCACTTGCAAGCGGGACACGCGAACGCATGTGTCGAGTGGCATGGCGGGTAGGTGTGGGCGGAAGGACGGCCCGGCCAGGGCGCGACCTTCGGGAGCTCACTCCCGAAAACGCCGAGGGGATGAGCCGGCCGGAGCCGGGGCTGACCCGGCGGGGAGGACCCGTCCTCGGGTGCCGGGCAGACCCCAGGACGGTTCACGTCAGGCACCACCGGAAGCGCGGTGATCTGGCCGGCCGCCTGACCGTCTCTTTTCTCCACCACAGAAGTACCGAGCCGGCGTGGTGTCCCGCCCACCGTGCGCCGGTCTGATCCCGGGTCCCCTCCAGAAACAGCGGTTGCCCCCATCACTGTGAACGCCGAAAAACTGCTCTGGCGGCCCAGCTTGGCTGCCTCCCGCGTCAGGACCGGTGGCCCGTCCAGCACTTGGTGAAGGGATAATGAAGGCAGACTGTACGTGTGCTGACGGCCTACCCCCACGGACGTGTGGAGTCACGGCCTATCCTCGGCTATGCCAACAGCCGAGTGCTTCCGGAGAGGAGGGCCGTCCACCAGCTGCCGAACCGGATACTCCCGGGGCCTGGATGCGCCGTGACCCGTTCGCCCCCGCCCGTGCCGCCGCGCGCGGCCTCATCTTCGTGCTCCTGTTCATCGCCCTGCAACGAGTATCGTTCCTGATCCATGACGTGCAGGGCGTGTCCCTGTGGTACCTCCCGGCTGGCCTGAGTGTCGCGTATCTGGTGCGCTTCGGCGCGTGGCAGGCCGGATGGGTGTACCTGGCGATCGCCGGGGCTGGCTGGCTCCAGTCCCCGGTGGCCCTCAATCATCCGGCCGCGCTGATTGGAACCGCCGGGTACCTGCTGGGGGCTCACCTCCTGCGCCAGGGGACGGGCTGGCAGACCGGACGGTTGAGTCTGCAGGATATCCTGGCCTTTCCGGTCTTGGCGTCCCTCACAGCCGGTGTTTCAGCCCTCACTGCGCCGGTCCTGTACCTCGCCGGCGACCTGATGGCCACCCCCTGGCTGTCCGTGGTGTTCGACTGGTGGGTTGGGGACATGGTGGGCATCGTGGTCGTGACACCGCCCCTGCTGCTCCTGTCAGCGGCGCGGCAGGTTCAGGGGGGTGAGGGGCGCCGCTCCTGGGGTGGCCTGCCGTGGGACGTGGTGGCGCCGTTCATCCTCGTGTCGCCCCTGACCTGGCTGGTGTTCACGGTGGCCGCTCCGCAGGGGTTGCGGCTTCATTTCCTGTGCTTCGTTCCACTCCTCTGGCTGGCCATCCGCTCCGGTCTGACCGCCGCGGTGGCTGGGAGCGTCCTGACCACCCTGTGCATGGCCCTGCTGATGCCACAAGCGGCGTTGCCTCACGCTGAGCTCGTGAGCGTTCAACTGCTTGTCCTGACCCTCACCCTGACCGCCCTGATCGTCGGTGCAGGCGCCACTGAACGTCAGCGGGACCGCGCCCGCCTCATGCACTTGGCCCTCACCGATCCCCTGACCGGCCTACCGAACCGTCACGCCTTTCTCAAGGCCGCGCAGGATCGGCTCCGCACCGATCCAGACCTGCTGATCACGGCCCTGGACGTGAGCCGGCTGAAATGGATCAACGATACGCTTGGGCAGGCCAGTGGGGATGAGGTGCTGGTCACCTTCGCCCGCCGTCTCCAGGCGAGTGTGCCTCATCACGGCGTGGTTGCCCGCCTAAATGGGGGGATGTTCGCCGTAGCCTGCTCCCCGTACCGTCCAGGTGACGTCCCCAGTGAGCCCATGGCCACCCTGCGCGCCGCCCTGAGTGTCCCGTTTGCCTTGGACGGGGCAGAGATCCAAGTTCATTTCCTCTGCGGGACCGCGCGTTCCACGCCAGGCACGACGGTCGAAACGCTCATGCAGCGCGCCGAGGAGGCCCTGGCGACCGCCCGGCAGACCGGCGTGGACGTGATCGACAGTTCCGCGCCGACACGCGGATCAGATGGGAAGGCTTCCTTCTCTGCCCTGCACTGTGAACACGACCTGCGCCGCGCCCTGGACCTGGGCGGGCAGCTGGCCCTGCACTACCAGCCGCAGTTTGAGTTGGCGACGCTGAACCTCACGTCGTTCGAAGCGCTCATCCGCTGGCATCACCCTGAACGGGGCCTGCTCGCGCCAGCCGAGTTCCTCCCTGTGGCGGAACGGACCCGGCTGATCATTCCGCTGAGCGTCTGGGTGCTGCAGGAAGCCTGCAGGCAACTGGCCCACTGGCTTACCCTGCCGGAGGCGGCGCACCTCCGGGTGGCGGTGAACGTCTCCCCTGGGCACCTGCACACCGGCCAGCTGCACCAGGACGTCCAGCAGGCACTGGCGGCCGCCGGGTTGCCCGGTGACCGGCTGGAACTGGAACTCACGGAGAGCAGCCTCCTGCTCGACCCAGCCCGCGCGAACGCACAACTCGCTCTGCTGCACGCCCAGGGCGTCCGGCTGGCCTTGGATGACTTCGGTACGGGCTACTCCAGCATCCGGCACCTGCGTGACTTCCAGGTCAGCACCCTGAAGATCGACCGGTCCTTCGTGCGGCGCCTGGGCGAGGACGCGCGGGACCGCCACCTCGTGACGGCACTGACCGCCCTGGGGCACGAACTGGGCACGAGCGTGCTCGCGGAGGGGGCGGAGTCGATGGAGGTCGTCGACCTGCTGCGCACCCTGGGCTGCGACAGCGTTCAGGGCTACGAGTTGGGCCGGCCGCTGCCGGCTGCCGACGCGACGCAGCTCATCAGGCGTCCCCCCGCTCCACGTCCCGCGGGTGATGTAGAAGAGGAGAGGCCTTCACGGGAGCAGGCCTGACTGTGCCGCTGGACCGAACGGGCGCCCCCTCCTCCGGGCCGCCAGGCACGGGTGGACCTTGCGCTGCACGACCGCAAGCTGTGTGTTGTCTCGCTCTGGACGGTTTCGGCTCGGGCTTGAACGTGTGCGCGGCCTGCAGCACGCTGGGTGGACTGCCTCTGCCCCTGGAACCCGCGTCGGCGCGGTTGAGAGCGGTGGATTTCTCCGGGCTTCTGAGCCTTA from Deinococcus radiotolerans harbors:
- a CDS encoding GGDEF domain-containing protein, which encodes MNTRSFLTAVQHLRTVGPVPYRWRLTEEQRRLVYLWVTALSAASQLLSALALVITGSQTPVWWPLAGSAICLVAWALLWTRRIPWRWVDYGILAAASALVGTQLALQQGPLTADILFGCVFLLLAGCSILRLALAALYLLGVLAAVGLALLVHGGPSALFWNVALAGVLAAHLSTFGRNITVERAETSAFEALANTDVLTGLENRRAMLTRIHEAFSQAPASSMLLVDVDRFKRVNDQFGHDVGDRVLRDVGASLAREVGSGGHVARWGGEEFLVLLGGEDVPAVAAALLARVRREVSWSGATITISVGGVRRAEVETVEAWLRLADARLYTAKTGGRDRAELDYPQLWEVQSHALD
- a CDS encoding HD-GYP domain-containing protein, which codes for MSSPARLADLAAPAPWRQLRRLARRAEAPSTHAEQHMDRVGHLSALIAQAYGLSAQDAQHLGQAATVHDIGKVVIPASILKKPGPLTLEEFEVIKTHCRAGANLLWGHTPLQRLAAEIALSHHERWDGQGYPYGWAGTQTPVSARIVAVADVFDALTRDRPYKRAWSRAQALREIATQAGQHFDPAVVAAFKTVLGLTLH
- a CDS encoding putative bifunctional diguanylate cyclase/phosphodiesterase, coding for MRRDPFAPARAAARGLIFVLLFIALQRVSFLIHDVQGVSLWYLPAGLSVAYLVRFGAWQAGWVYLAIAGAGWLQSPVALNHPAALIGTAGYLLGAHLLRQGTGWQTGRLSLQDILAFPVLASLTAGVSALTAPVLYLAGDLMATPWLSVVFDWWVGDMVGIVVVTPPLLLLSAARQVQGGEGRRSWGGLPWDVVAPFILVSPLTWLVFTVAAPQGLRLHFLCFVPLLWLAIRSGLTAAVAGSVLTTLCMALLMPQAALPHAELVSVQLLVLTLTLTALIVGAGATERQRDRARLMHLALTDPLTGLPNRHAFLKAAQDRLRTDPDLLITALDVSRLKWINDTLGQASGDEVLVTFARRLQASVPHHGVVARLNGGMFAVACSPYRPGDVPSEPMATLRAALSVPFALDGAEIQVHFLCGTARSTPGTTVETLMQRAEEALATARQTGVDVIDSSAPTRGSDGKASFSALHCEHDLRRALDLGGQLALHYQPQFELATLNLTSFEALIRWHHPERGLLAPAEFLPVAERTRLIIPLSVWVLQEACRQLAHWLTLPEAAHLRVAVNVSPGHLHTGQLHQDVQQALAAAGLPGDRLELELTESSLLLDPARANAQLALLHAQGVRLALDDFGTGYSSIRHLRDFQVSTLKIDRSFVRRLGEDARDRHLVTALTALGHELGTSVLAEGAESMEVVDLLRTLGCDSVQGYELGRPLPAADATQLIRRPPAPRPAGDVEEERPSREQA